From the Sanguibacter sp. HDW7 genome, the window GGCGGCAAGCGCTACTGGGAGCACCTCGCGCCGTCGCCCGAGTTCGTCGTGCTCTTCGTCCCCGCCGAGCCCTTCCTCCATGCGGCGCTCGAGGCCGACGGCGGGCTCGTCGAGCACGCCTTCTCCCGGAACGTCGTCGTCGCGACACCCATGACGCTGCTCGCGCTCCTGCGGACCGTCGCGCACGCGTGGCGCGAGGAGACGCTCGCCGAGAACGCGCAGCAGGTCCTCACGCTCGGGCGCGAGCTCCACACGCGGCTCGGCACCCTCTCGGGGCACCTCGGCAAGGTCGGCCGCGCGATCGAGTCCGCGGCCGGCGCGTACAACCAGGCCGTCGGCTCGCTCGAGTCCCGCGTCCTCGTCACGGCCCGCCGGTTCCGCGACCTCGGCGTCACCGATGCCGAGCTCGAGGCACCCCCGGCCGCGACACCGCTGCTCTCCGTGCTCGCCACGCGGGACGACGACGCGACCGGCGGCGGCCTCACCGCGGACGTGCGTAGCCTGGGCTGAGCACCGCCGACGGAAGGAACTCCATGACCGGGCCCGACTACCCCACGCTCGAGGACACCGTCGGACGCACCCCGCTCGTGCGCCTGCAGCGCCTCGCCGAGGACGCCGCGACGGGCACCGTCGTCCTGGCCAAGCTCGAGGGCACCAACCCCGCAGGCTCCGTCAAGGACCGCCCCGCGCTCAACATGATCCAGCGCGCCGAGGAGCGAGGCACGATCCGCACCGGCGACACGCTCATCGAGGCGACGAGCGGCAACACCGGCATCGCCCTCGCCATGGCCGCCGCCATCAAGGGCTACCGCATGGTCATCGTCATGCCCGGCGACCTCTCCGTCGAGCGCATCCGCACCATGCGCGCGTACGGTGCCGAGCTCGTCCTCACCGACCCCGCGCTCGGCATGGAGCACGCCCGCGACCTCGTCGCCGGCATGGCCGCGCGCGGCGAGGGCGTCGTCCTCGACCAGTTCGCCAACCCCGACAACCCCGACGCCCACCACCGCACGACGGGCCCAGAGATCTGGGAGGCCACGCGCGGACGCGTCACCCACCTCGTCTCGTCCATGGGAACCACCGGCACGATCGTCGGCGCGGGCCGCTACCTCAAGGAGCGCAGCCCGGACGTGCAGGTCATCGGCGTCCAGCCCGCCGAGGGTGCGCGCATCGCCGGTATCCGCGCCTGGCCAGCCGAGTACCTGCCCGCGATCCACGACCCCTCCGTCATCGACGAGGTCCGCACGGTCACGCAGGGCGACGCCGAGGACACGACGCGTGCGCTCGCCGCCCGCGAGGGCATCTTCGCGGGGGTCTCCGCTGGTGGTGCGACCGCCGTCGCGCTGCGGCTCGCGCGCGAGGTCGAGGACGGCACGATCGTCGTCGTCCTGCCCGACCGCGGCGACCGCTACCTCTCGACCGGGGTGTTCCCCGACTGACGCGCTGCCCGTCAACGCCGACGGCCGGTCACCCCGCGGGGGTGACCGGCCGTCGGCGCACGTACCTGTCAGACGGCGTCGACCTTGAGCGCGCGACGCCCCTCACGCTCCGGGCGACCCGATCCCTGGCCTGCAGCCTTGAGCGCACCACGCAGCTCGCGCGGCAGCGAGAACATGAGGTCCTCCGTCGCCGTGCGGACCTCCTCGACCTCGCCGTAGCCACGCTCCGCGAGGAAGCGCAGGACGTCCTCGACGAGGATCTCGGGCACCGACGCGCCCGAGGTCACGCCGACCGTCGTCACGCCCTCGAGCCACGCCGGGTCGATCTCCTTGGCGTAGTCGATGAGGTGCGCGTCGTTCGCGCCCGCGTCCTTGGCGACCTCCATGAGGCGCACCGAGTTCGACGAGTTGCGCGAGCCCACGACGATGACGAGCTCGCAGCGCGGCGCGAGCTTCTTCACGGCCACCTGACGGTTCTGCGTCGCGTAGCAGATGTCGTCGCTCGGCGGGTCCTGGAGCGTCGGGAACCGCTCGCGCAGGCGCGTCACGGTCTCCATCGTCTCGTCGACCGAGAGCGTCGTCTGCGAGATCCACACGACCTTGCTCGGGTCGCGCACGACGACCTTGTCGACCTCGTCGGGCGAGTTGACGATCTGGATGTGCTCGGGGGCCTCGCCCGCCGTGCCCTCGACCTCCTCGTGGCCGTCGTGCCCGATGAGGAGGATGTCGTAGTCCTCGGACGCGAACTTCACAGCCTCCTTGTGGACCTTCGTGACGAGCGGGCACGTCGCGTCGATCGTCTCGAGCGAGCGCGCCGCAGCAGCCTCGTGGACCGCCGGGGACACGCCGTGCGCCGAGAACACGACGCGCGCGCCCTCGGGCACCTCGTCGGTGTCGTCGACGAAGATCGCGCCACGGTCGGCAAGGGTCTCGACGACGTACTTGTTGTGCACGATCTCCTTGCGCACGTAGATCGGAGCACCGTAGTGCTCGAGGGCCTTCTCGACGGCGACGACCGCGCGGTCGACGCCCGCGCAGTAGCCGCGGGGCGCTGCGAGAAGGACCCGTCCGGTCGTCGGGGCGTCGGTCGCGGGGGCCGGCGAGGCAGTGGAGGTGGTCACCCGGCCAGTCTAGGTGAGGGCCCCAGCCCGGAGCCGTGACGCACCCCACCCTCCCCACCCTCTCCCCGATACCCCGACTCGTAGGTCCGGAGCACCATCGAACTGTGCTCCATACCTACGAGTCGCTGAAGGGTGCAAGAGAGAAGGGTCGGATGTCGGTGGGGGCGGGCATGATGGGCGCGTGACCTCCGACGAGCAGAGCCCGGCCGGGCGCGCCCCGCTTCCCGCGCGAGCCCTCGACACGACCGCCGAGAACCCCTGGCCCGTCCGCCTGCTCTCGCAGAAGATCGCCGACTACATGGCCAGGATGAGCCCCACCTGGGTCGAGGGGCAGGTCGTCCAGCTCAACCGCCGGCCCGGCGCATCGATGGCCTTCCTCACGCTGCGTGACACCGACGCCGACGTCTCGCTGCCCGTCGCGATGTACGCGAACGTCCTCGCCAAGCAGCAGGTGCCGCTCACCGAGGGCGCGCACGTCGTCGTCCACGCGACCCCGACGTTCTGGAAGGGCCGCGGCTCGTTCCAGATGCAGGCCGACGAGATCCGCCCCGTCGGCACGGGCGAGCTGCTCGCCCGCATCGAGCACCTCAAGAAGGTCCTCGCGGCCGAGGGCCTCTTCGACGAGAGCCGCAAGCGTCCGCTGCCGTTCCTGCCGCGGGTCGTCGGGCTCGTGTGCGGGCGGGAGTCGAAGGCCGAGCACGACGTCGTCGTCAACGCGCGCGCCCGCTGGCCTCAGGTGCGCTTCGAGATCCGCGAGGTCGCGGTGCAGGGCAAGGACGCGGTGCACCAGGTGAGCGCCGCGATCGCCGAGCTTGACGCGATGGACGACGTCGAGGTCGTCGTCGTCGCGCGCGGTGGCGGCGCGGTCGAGGACCTCCTGCCGTTCTCCAACGAGGCGCTCGTGCGGGCCGCGGCCGCGTGCCGCACGCCGCTCGTCTCCGCGATCGGCCACGAGACCGACGCGCCGCTGCTCGACCTCGTCGCCGACTACCGCGCGTCGACGCCGACGGACGCGGCCAAGCGCATCGTGCCCGACGTCGCCGAGGAACGGCTGCGGCTCCGACAGTCGCGTCAGCGCGCGACGCTCGCGGTACGCGCGCTGCTCGACCGCGAGGAGCGCGGGCTCGAGCAGGTGCGCTCACGCCCCGCGCTGGCCCGGCCGACGTCGATGGTCGACGCACGCGAGGCCGATGTCGCCCGGGCCCGCGAGCGCGGCCGCACCGCGTTCGGCACGGCGCTGCTGCGCGGCGGCGCGGAGGTAGCGACCCTGCGCGCGCAGGTGCGGGCGCTCTCCCCCGCCGCCGTGCTCGAGCGCGGGTACGCGGTCGTCCAGCTCGCCGACGGCTCCGTGCTGCGCGAGCCCGGCCAGGTGACGGCGGGCGACGCGCTGCGCGTGCGCCTCGCGGACGGCGAGGTCGCGGCCGAGGCTCGCTGAGCCACGCACGCAGCACACGTGGCGGAGCGCCGTCGGACGGAGATCCGAGCCCGCCCGGGGTCCTATCCGCGCAGCGCCGCCCGCACCGCCCGCCACGCGCCGTCGAGCATGCCCTCGCCGTTGCAGAGGATGACGACGGTCGCGTCCGTCGGCACGTCGTAGCGCACGTACGCCTCGACACCCGGGTCGCCGCCGTCGTGCCCGAGCGCGCCGTCCTCGAGGACGTAGACGCCGTGGCCCATCGAGGCGTCGACGTCGATGCGCGGGCCCACCGTACGCATGAGCCGTGCGACCTCACCGCCGAGGAGCGTGCCGTCGCCGAGGGCGCGGGCGAATCGTGTCGCGTCGTCGGCAGTGAGCAAGCAGCCGCCGTCACCCCCGCCGACGACAGGCACGGACAGGACGTTCGAGCGCCACGACGCGTCGCGGCGGCGGGGCAGGTAGCCGGTCGCGACGTCGGGGTGCGCCTCGTCGAGCCGCAGGTAGCCGCTCGACGTCATGCCCGTGGGCCGCAGGACGCGCTCGGTCACGCGGTCGGTGAACCTGTCACCGGTGACCTCCTCGAGCAGTGCGGCGAGCAGCACGTAGCCGCTGTTGCAGTAGTGGAACCCCTCGCCGGGCTCGGCGACGGCCGGCAGGTCGGCGTAGAGCGGCAGGAAGTCGTCGGGCCGTTCCATCGTCACGGACGGGGTCGTGCGCCACAGCGCCGCGTAGTCGGGGACGTAGCCGTCCAGCGTGTCGTCCTCCTCGGCGTAGTCGCCGATGCCCGAGGTGTGCGTGAGCAGGTGACGGACGGTGACGCGCGGGTCGAGCGTGCGGGGACGACGCGCGGCGGGCAGGAGGTCCGTGACGAGGTCGTCGAGGTCGAGCAGGCCGGCGACGGACGCGTCGAGCACGGCGGCGGCCGTGAGCATCTTCGAGACGCTCGCGGTGCCGAATCGGTCGGCGAACGTCACGGGCCGCCCCGCGGCATGGTCGGCGGTTCCGAGGGCGAGGCGCAGCCAGGGTCCGTCGGGTCCCTCGACGACGACGACCCCGGAGAACCTGTCGCGGGCAGCCATCTCGCGCAGCGCCTGCGCCACCTCGTCCCACCCGGTTGCCACGTGCTCGTGCTCGCTCATGGTTCAAGCGTGGCACGCGCACGGCCCGCGGGGCACACGCTTTCCGCGGATGTCGGCGGCTGCCGCTACCGTAGACCCGTGCCCGAGACCCCGCTTCCCGACGTCGCCGACCTCTCCTACGAGCAGGCCCGCGACGAGCTCGTCCAGGTCGTCGCCCGCCTCGAGGCCGGCGGCGAGACCCTCGAGGGGAGCCTCGCGCTCTGGGAGCGTGGCGAGGCCCTCGCCGCGCGTTGCCAGGAGTGGCTCGACGGCGCCCGCGAGCGTCTCGACGCCGCGACCCGTGCGGGCCGCGAGAACGCCGGTGACGAGGCGTGAGCCCCCACGGTCCTGCGCGGTCGTCGACGACCGGACGTGCGCTCGTCGTCGGCGAGGCGCTCATCGACGTCGTCCGTCGCCGTGACGGCACCGTCGACGAGCGCCCGGGTGGCAGCCCTGCGAACGTCGCGCTGACGCTCGGTCGGCTCGCGCGCCAGGTCGACCTGCTCACGTGGATCGGCGAGGACGCGTACGGCGCGATGGTCCGCCGCTGGCTCGAGGGGTCGCGCGTCGACCTCCACCCGGGGTCGACGGGTGCGCCCGAGACCTCGCTCGCGATCGCGACCCTCGACCATCGAGGCATCGCGAGCTACGACTTCGAGCTCGAGTGGCGGCTGCCGTCGTCGGTCGACGTCGACCCGTCCACGCTCGTCGTCCACACCGGCTCGCTCGCGACCGCGCTCGCTCCCGGCGCGGACATGGTCGCGGACCTTCTCGCGGTGCAGCGGCGGTCGTCGACGATCACGTACGACCCCAACGTGCGGCCGGCCGTCCTCGGCCATCCGCTCACCGCCGCGCCCGCCGTCGAGCGGTTCCTCATGCTCGCGGACGTCGTCAAGGTCTCCCGCACGGGTCTCGCGTGGCTCTACCCGCATCGCGCCCCGGAGGTCTCGGCCGCGCTGTGGCACAAGCGGTCGGGTGCCGTCGTCGTCCTCTCGCAGGGCGCGGAGGGCGCGAGCGCGTGGGCGTCGACGGGCCGCGTCGACGTCCCCGCGACCCCCGTCGAGGTCGCTGACACGGTCGGCGCGGGCGACGCGTTCATGGGAACGCTGCTCGACGGCCTGTGGGCGCACGACCTGCTCGGTGCGGCGCGGCGTGCGGAGCTGCGCGCGATCCCCACGGACGTGCTCACGGAGGTCCTCACGCGCGCCGTGCGCGCGGCCGCCATCACGGCGTCCCGCACAGGTGCGAACCCGCCACGACTCACGGAGCTCGACGGCGAGGTCTGAACGCACCGACGCCCGGACGTGCCCGGGCATCCTGACGTGCGGTCATCTCGTGGACGCACCTGCGCCCGACGCCACCCGGGAGCACAATGCGGTCATGACGACGAACCCTGTGCCCCAGCCCGTCGACTCGCCCGCCGCCGCGTGGGCCGCCCTCAAGGCGGGCAACGCCCGCTTCGTGTCGGACGCGATGCTCCATCCGTCCCAGGGCGCCGCCCGACGCGCGGAGCTCGCCGTCGCGCAGAACCCGTTCACGGTGATCTTCGGCTGCTCCGACTCCCGTGTCGCTGCCGAGATCATCTTCGACCAGGGCCTGGGCGACGCGTTCGTCGTCCGCACCGCGGGCCACGTGCTCGACACGACCGTCATCGGCTCGATCGAGTACGGCATCGGCATCCTCGACGCCCAGCTCATCGTCGTGCTCGCGCACGACTCGTGCGGCGCGATCGCCGCCGCCGCGCACACCCTCGCGACGGGCGAGCAGACCGACGGCTTCGTCCGCGCGGTCGTCGACCGGGTCATCCCCTCGATCGTCGGCGCGACCGGCGAGGGCGTCGACATCCTCGACCCCGACACGCTGCGCCGCCAGCACGTCCGTCACACGGTCGACCAGCTCTACGGCTACTCGGCCGCCATCAAGGCCGAGGTCGACGCGGGCACCGTCGCGATCGTCGGCGTCGAGTACACGCTTGCCGACGGCCGGGCGACGCTCCTCTCGGTCAAGGGCGACGTCGGCGAGGAGCCGGTCGCGCACTGACCCACCGACGGGGCGCACGCCGCAGGGCGAGCGCCCCGTCGGCAGGTGTGACCTGGGTCCCACTCCGCACCGGCCGGGTCGATACCGACCGCCACCGTGCGGCACGATGGACCCATGACTGACAACGCCGTCGGCGCCGCGCCGAACTCTGCCCAGGACGCCGACTTCCGCATCGAGCACGACACGATGGGCGAGGTCCGGGTCCCCGCCGCCGCCCTCTACCGGGCGCAGACGCAGCGCGCCGTCGAGAACTTCCCGATCTCCGGCTCCGCGCTCGAGCGCGGCCACATCGAGGCCCTCGCGCGCATCAAGAAGGCCGCGGCCCGCGCGAACGCCGAGCTCGGCGTGCTTCCCCAGGACGTCGCGGACGCGATCGTCGCAGCGGCCGACGAGGTCGCGACGGGTGCGCACGACGCCCACTTCCCGGTCGACGTCTACCAGACCGGCTCGGGCACGTCGTCGAACATGAACACGAACGAGGTCCTCGCGACGCTCGCGACCCGCCACCTCGGCCGCGAGGTGCACCCGAACGACCACGTCAACGCGTCGCAGTCGTCGAACGACGTCTTCCCGACGTCGGCGCACGTCGCCGCGACCGCGGGCGTCGTCCTCGACCTCGTCCCCGCGCTCACGCACCTTGCGGACGTCCTCGGCGCGAAGGCTGCCGAGTTCGCGGACGTCGTGAAGTCCGGCCGCACGCACCTCATGGACGCGACGCCCGTGACGCTCGGCCAGGAGTTCGGCGGCTACGCGGCCGCGATCCGCTACGGCGTCGAGCGCCTTGAGGCGGCCCTCCCCCGCGCAGCGGAGGTCCCCCTCGGCGGCACGGCCGTCGGCACGGGCATCAACACGCCCGCGGGCTTCCCGCAGCGCGTCATCGCGCTCCTCGTCGAGGACACGGGCCTGCCGCTCACCGAGGCGCGCGACCACTTCGAGGCGCAGTCTGCCCGCGACGGCCTCGTCGAGCTCTCGGGCGCGCTGCGCACGATCGCGGTCTCCCTCACGAAGATCTGCAACGACATCCGCTGGATGGGCTCGGGCCCCAACACGGGCCTCGGCGAGATCTTCATCCCCGACCTGCAGCCCGGCTCGTCGATCATGCCGGGCAAGGTCAACCCCGTCGTGCCGGAGGCCGTGCTCATGGTGGCCGCGCGCGTCATCGGCAACGACGCGACGGTCGCCTGGGCCGGTGCGTCGGGCTCGTTCGAGCTCAACGTGCAGATCCCCGTCATCGCGTCGGCGATCCTCGAGTCGATCCGCCTGCTCGCGAGCTCGTCGCGCGTCCTCGCGGACCGCACTGTCGCGGGCATCACGGCGAACGTCGAGCGGGCGCGCGCGCTCGCCGAGTCGTCGCCGTCGATCGTCACGCCGCTCAACCGCGTCATCGGCTACGAGGCCGCGGCAAAGGTCGCCAAGCACGCCGTCAAGGCGGGCGTCACGGTCCGTCAGGCCGTCGTCGACCTCGGCTTCGTCGAGCGTGGCGAGGTCACCGAGGCGCAGCTCGACGAGGCGCTCGACGTCATGAGCATGACCCGTCCGCCGCAGGCCTGAGCCACGCGGCACCGCACCCGGCCCCGGACGCCCCACGGCGTCCGGGGCCGGCGTCGTCGGGGACGGCCCCAGCGGGGCCTCAACGAGGCGGACGTAAGATCGGATGTCCCCCGCGCGACCCTCCTGGACGGAACCACGCCCACGCACGACGACGACGAGCAGCCTCACCTCACGCCCGCCGAGGGCGCCGACGCCCCTGACGTGCCGCCGGTCCCCGGCCGGATCGCGCACGCACGGGCCGCGCTCGACCACCGACAGCTGCGTGGGGCGCTGCGGCTCCAGCCGGCGCGCGCACGCCGGGTCCACCTCGCCGCCGGGCTCCAGGCAGGCCTCGGGGCGCTCCTCGCACTCGGCCTCACGCACCTCTCGCCGTGGCCGACGCTCGCCGGGTTCGCGGCGCTCGGCGCGATGACGACCCTCTACGGACGTTTCGACCCGCTGCGGGCGCGTCTTCGCGTACTCGGGGTCGTCGGTCTGCTCATGGTCGGGGCGATCGCCGTGACGAGCGTCGCGGTGCTCTGCTCGTCCGGGCTCGCGGTCCCGCTCGTCGTCCCGCTCGTCGTCGTCGGGATCGTCGCCGGAGCGTCGACCGCCGTCATGGTGTACCTCGGCATCGGCGCGCCCGGCGCGACGATCGTCGTGTTCGGCGCCGGTGCGAGCCTCGGCCCCGTCGGGAGCCTCGCCGACGTCGGCCAGCGCACCCTCGCCGGGATCTCGGGGGCGCTGCTCGCGGTCGTCCTCGTCGTCGTGACCGATCGGCTGCGGCCTCGCGTCCTGGTCCCCCCGGCGCCCCCGGGAGCGCCGCTCCCGGACGTCCCCGACGGCCGCGCGATCGTGGCGACGGGCGTGCGCGTCCTCGTCGGCGCGACCGCGGCGGGACTCGTCGCGTTCGCGGCCGGCGCCCAGCACGCGGCCTGGGCCGCGATCGGCGCCGCCGCCGTCCTCCAGGGCACGCACCTGCAGCTCCACGTCGACCGCGCCCTGCAGCGCGCGCTCGGCACGGCGGGCGGCGCGCTCGTCGCGGCGGGGCTCCTGTCGCTCGGCCTCGACTTCTGGCCCACGGTCGTCGTCGTCGCGGTCCTCCAGGTCGTCACAGAGGTGACGATCGGACGCAGCTACGCGCTCGGCCAGCTCACCGTCACCCCGATGGCGCTGCTCGTCAGCGAGCTCGCGGCGCCGTCGGGCGGCGCGGGCCTCCCCCTCGAGCGGGTCGCCGACACCCTGCTGGGCGTCGTGCTCGGGATCCTCGCGACGGTGATCCTCAGCACCCGCGCCCAGCGCGCGCAGCACCACCCCTGACGGGGCGCGGCCCAGCCTGACAGGGCCCGGCTCAGTGCTGCCGCTTCTCCATCGCGAGCGCAGCGAGCAGGCCGATGACGAGCACGCCTGCGGCGAGCATCATCGTCTGCCCGACGGCCGTCGCGAAGCCCGCGTGGACCGCGCCCGTGAACGCCTCGCGCACCTGGGCCGCGACGTCGGCCGGGACGTCCGCGGGAATGTCGAGCGACCCTGCCGCACCCAGCCCGCCGGCACCGTCGCCCGCGACCCGCGCGAGCACGCCGCGTGCGGCCTCGGGCAGGCGCGCGGCCGAGGCCGCGACGGCCGCAGGGATCTCGACCGCGAGACGCGAGGTGAGCGTCGCGACGATGACCGCGGAGCCGATGACGCCTCCGACCTGCCGGTTCATGTTGAAGGCACCCGCGCCGGCTCCGGCGGTCTCGGGAGCGAGGCCCGACGTCGCGAGCGCGGCGAGCGGCGAGAAGACCAGTCCGGTCCCGATCCCGAAGAGCACCATCGGCAGGTAGATGTGCCACACCGCGACCCCGGGCTCGACGACGAGCGCGACCCACGCGACCGAGGTCGCGAGGAAGGCGAAGCCCGCGGCGACGACCCACTTGCCGGGGACGCGGTCGGACAGGCGTCCCGCGAAGGGGGCGACGACGCCCGAGAGCAGCGAGCCCGGCA encodes:
- the cysM gene encoding cysteine synthase CysM translates to MTGPDYPTLEDTVGRTPLVRLQRLAEDAATGTVVLAKLEGTNPAGSVKDRPALNMIQRAEERGTIRTGDTLIEATSGNTGIALAMAAAIKGYRMVIVMPGDLSVERIRTMRAYGAELVLTDPALGMEHARDLVAGMAARGEGVVLDQFANPDNPDAHHRTTGPEIWEATRGRVTHLVSSMGTTGTIVGAGRYLKERSPDVQVIGVQPAEGARIAGIRAWPAEYLPAIHDPSVIDEVRTVTQGDAEDTTRALAAREGIFAGVSAGGATAVALRLAREVEDGTIVVVLPDRGDRYLSTGVFPD
- a CDS encoding 4-hydroxy-3-methylbut-2-enyl diphosphate reductase, yielding MTTSTASPAPATDAPTTGRVLLAAPRGYCAGVDRAVVAVEKALEHYGAPIYVRKEIVHNKYVVETLADRGAIFVDDTDEVPEGARVVFSAHGVSPAVHEAAAARSLETIDATCPLVTKVHKEAVKFASEDYDILLIGHDGHEEVEGTAGEAPEHIQIVNSPDEVDKVVVRDPSKVVWISQTTLSVDETMETVTRLRERFPTLQDPPSDDICYATQNRQVAVKKLAPRCELVIVVGSRNSSNSVRLMEVAKDAGANDAHLIDYAKEIDPAWLEGVTTVGVTSGASVPEILVEDVLRFLAERGYGEVEEVRTATEDLMFSLPRELRGALKAAGQGSGRPEREGRRALKVDAV
- the xseA gene encoding exodeoxyribonuclease VII large subunit, giving the protein MTSDEQSPAGRAPLPARALDTTAENPWPVRLLSQKIADYMARMSPTWVEGQVVQLNRRPGASMAFLTLRDTDADVSLPVAMYANVLAKQQVPLTEGAHVVVHATPTFWKGRGSFQMQADEIRPVGTGELLARIEHLKKVLAAEGLFDESRKRPLPFLPRVVGLVCGRESKAEHDVVVNARARWPQVRFEIREVAVQGKDAVHQVSAAIAELDAMDDVEVVVVARGGGAVEDLLPFSNEALVRAAAACRTPLVSAIGHETDAPLLDLVADYRASTPTDAAKRIVPDVAEERLRLRQSRQRATLAVRALLDREERGLEQVRSRPALARPTSMVDAREADVARARERGRTAFGTALLRGGAEVATLRAQVRALSPAAVLERGYAVVQLADGSVLREPGQVTAGDALRVRLADGEVAAEAR
- a CDS encoding serine hydrolase, with amino-acid sequence MSEHEHVATGWDEVAQALREMAARDRFSGVVVVEGPDGPWLRLALGTADHAAGRPVTFADRFGTASVSKMLTAAAVLDASVAGLLDLDDLVTDLLPAARRPRTLDPRVTVRHLLTHTSGIGDYAEEDDTLDGYVPDYAALWRTTPSVTMERPDDFLPLYADLPAVAEPGEGFHYCNSGYVLLAALLEEVTGDRFTDRVTERVLRPTGMTSSGYLRLDEAHPDVATGYLPRRRDASWRSNVLSVPVVGGGDGGCLLTADDATRFARALGDGTLLGGEVARLMRTVGPRIDVDASMGHGVYVLEDGALGHDGGDPGVEAYVRYDVPTDATVVILCNGEGMLDGAWRAVRAALRG
- a CDS encoding exodeoxyribonuclease VII small subunit, giving the protein MPETPLPDVADLSYEQARDELVQVVARLEAGGETLEGSLALWERGEALAARCQEWLDGARERLDAATRAGRENAGDEA
- a CDS encoding carbohydrate kinase, yielding MSPHGPARSSTTGRALVVGEALIDVVRRRDGTVDERPGGSPANVALTLGRLARQVDLLTWIGEDAYGAMVRRWLEGSRVDLHPGSTGAPETSLAIATLDHRGIASYDFELEWRLPSSVDVDPSTLVVHTGSLATALAPGADMVADLLAVQRRSSTITYDPNVRPAVLGHPLTAAPAVERFLMLADVVKVSRTGLAWLYPHRAPEVSAALWHKRSGAVVVLSQGAEGASAWASTGRVDVPATPVEVADTVGAGDAFMGTLLDGLWAHDLLGAARRAELRAIPTDVLTEVLTRAVRAAAITASRTGANPPRLTELDGEV
- a CDS encoding carbonic anhydrase is translated as MTTNPVPQPVDSPAAAWAALKAGNARFVSDAMLHPSQGAARRAELAVAQNPFTVIFGCSDSRVAAEIIFDQGLGDAFVVRTAGHVLDTTVIGSIEYGIGILDAQLIVVLAHDSCGAIAAAAHTLATGEQTDGFVRAVVDRVIPSIVGATGEGVDILDPDTLRRQHVRHTVDQLYGYSAAIKAEVDAGTVAIVGVEYTLADGRATLLSVKGDVGEEPVAH
- a CDS encoding class II fumarate hydratase — translated: MTDNAVGAAPNSAQDADFRIEHDTMGEVRVPAAALYRAQTQRAVENFPISGSALERGHIEALARIKKAAARANAELGVLPQDVADAIVAAADEVATGAHDAHFPVDVYQTGSGTSSNMNTNEVLATLATRHLGREVHPNDHVNASQSSNDVFPTSAHVAATAGVVLDLVPALTHLADVLGAKAAEFADVVKSGRTHLMDATPVTLGQEFGGYAAAIRYGVERLEAALPRAAEVPLGGTAVGTGINTPAGFPQRVIALLVEDTGLPLTEARDHFEAQSARDGLVELSGALRTIAVSLTKICNDIRWMGSGPNTGLGEIFIPDLQPGSSIMPGKVNPVVPEAVLMVAARVIGNDATVAWAGASGSFELNVQIPVIASAILESIRLLASSSRVLADRTVAGITANVERARALAESSPSIVTPLNRVIGYEAAAKVAKHAVKAGVTVRQAVVDLGFVERGEVTEAQLDEALDVMSMTRPPQA
- a CDS encoding FUSC family protein → MPPVPGRIAHARAALDHRQLRGALRLQPARARRVHLAAGLQAGLGALLALGLTHLSPWPTLAGFAALGAMTTLYGRFDPLRARLRVLGVVGLLMVGAIAVTSVAVLCSSGLAVPLVVPLVVVGIVAGASTAVMVYLGIGAPGATIVVFGAGASLGPVGSLADVGQRTLAGISGALLAVVLVVVTDRLRPRVLVPPAPPGAPLPDVPDGRAIVATGVRVLVGATAAGLVAFAAGAQHAAWAAIGAAAVLQGTHLQLHVDRALQRALGTAGGALVAAGLLSLGLDFWPTVVVVAVLQVVTEVTIGRSYALGQLTVTPMALLVSELAAPSGGAGLPLERVADTLLGVVLGILATVILSTRAQRAQHHP